A window from Dehalobacter sp. DCA encodes these proteins:
- a CDS encoding DUF6075 family protein — protein MENIRFAGKEHEAFYYNMLKAAGNTDVYHRAFFYTMGISKETRENIHSLFDFEENCIETQNLAAAWQTGGTIHLCRLAFNLWNGWTEGGKERYSAPYELFDCRFAPYFFEAIRLRYPEYCRGTEHPDRQLSAKEL, from the coding sequence ATGGAAAATATCCGATTTGCAGGCAAAGAGCATGAGGCCTTTTATTACAATATGCTTAAAGCGGCAGGTAATACCGACGTGTATCACAGGGCGTTTTTTTACACGATGGGGATTAGTAAGGAAACAAGGGAGAATATTCATTCCTTATTTGATTTTGAAGAGAATTGCATCGAGACGCAAAATCTTGCGGCAGCCTGGCAGACGGGAGGAACCATCCATCTGTGCCGCTTGGCTTTTAACCTTTGGAACGGGTGGACAGAGGGGGGAAAAGAGAGGTACTCCGCGCCGTATGAACTGTTTGACTGCCGTTTTGCTCCTTACTTTTTTGAAGCTATCCGGCTGCGCTATCCCGAGTATTGCCGGGGTACGGAGCATCCTGATCGGCAGCTCTCTGCAAAGGAACTGTAA
- a CDS encoding C40 family peptidase, which yields MREIRTKSVIRDIKVLDKASDVSHRMKNAYIRTKEQTEQNGHNEDSNYVDKAVSGVKDGTETVAQKALTVGEHGKNAVWEIKERRAGVTGTSNTITRGDQSGHTSYPGAKVPKSKQRYVQGKATLTAKQAAERKAAQTFQNSVFQSAEKAALQGGKIHGQTGRRIKQSARESSITVKQAAKGTVKTAQRRVKTIERSAKTAIKISRSATQNTVKTAQTAKRATQAATRVAAVSAKAAVKAMQTTIKAIIAASKSLLAMIAAGGWAAVVIILLVCLVGLMSESVFGVFFSNEDTGKNTPVMTEAVSQLNGEFATKLDQIEKENPHDTLDLSNNYSSNIVSNWRDILAVYAVKVASDPENGIEVATLDDTKVGILRNIFWDMNKIDYWLETIEHEGTATTTDKDGNTSEETVISTETVLHIHVTSKSYSNIIVEYHFNPQQVGMLNELMQDKYQQLFMRLIGSYMDITLSPQEIAAITQNLPEDLDEQRKNTVLAAYSLLGKVNYFWGGKSTVIGWDSRWGTLTKVTAEGSPTTGTVRPFGLDCSGYVAWVFANATENSDVADRIGFGTSSQYTACTAVSWNQAQPGDLAFYSNLSHVGIVVGKQNGDLLIANCNAGENNVAVTSVSGSSSSGFYMIGRPKFFE from the coding sequence ATGAGAGAAATAAGGACGAAATCTGTTATCAGAGATATTAAGGTACTGGATAAGGCTTCGGATGTATCTCATAGGATGAAAAACGCCTATATCCGTACAAAGGAGCAGACGGAGCAAAATGGGCATAACGAAGACAGTAACTATGTGGATAAGGCAGTGAGTGGAGTAAAAGACGGTACGGAAACAGTTGCTCAAAAAGCGCTAACTGTGGGAGAACACGGTAAAAACGCGGTGTGGGAAATCAAGGAACGGCGGGCAGGCGTGACGGGTACTTCTAACACTATTACTCGCGGGGATCAGTCGGGGCATACCTCCTATCCCGGCGCTAAAGTCCCAAAATCAAAACAGAGATATGTTCAGGGCAAAGCAACTTTAACGGCGAAGCAAGCGGCTGAAAGAAAAGCTGCACAGACCTTCCAAAATTCAGTTTTTCAGTCCGCAGAAAAAGCAGCATTGCAGGGCGGTAAAATTCACGGCCAAACAGGACGCAGGATCAAACAATCTGCCAGAGAGAGTAGTATAACCGTAAAGCAAGCGGCTAAAGGCACGGTAAAAACGGCGCAAAGAAGAGTTAAGACCATCGAACGCAGTGCTAAGACAGCCATTAAGATCTCACGGTCAGCAACCCAAAACACCGTTAAGACCGCCCAAACCGCTAAAAGGGCTACGCAGGCGGCAACAAGAGTGGCGGCTGTCTCAGCAAAAGCGGCGGTAAAAGCAATGCAGACCACAATTAAAGCAATCATTGCGGCGTCGAAGAGCCTGCTTGCAATGATTGCCGCAGGCGGCTGGGCAGCGGTTGTTATCATCCTGCTGGTATGCCTGGTAGGGCTCATGTCAGAGTCAGTTTTCGGGGTTTTCTTTTCCAATGAAGACACCGGTAAGAATACGCCGGTTATGACAGAGGCCGTTAGCCAGCTGAACGGAGAATTTGCGACAAAACTTGATCAGATAGAGAAGGAAAACCCGCATGACACGCTGGATTTATCCAACAACTATAGTAGCAATATAGTCAGTAACTGGCGGGACATCCTGGCGGTTTACGCGGTAAAAGTGGCCTCTGATCCGGAAAACGGCATTGAAGTTGCCACCCTTGACGACACAAAAGTTGGGATCTTGCGGAATATTTTTTGGGATATGAACAAAATCGACTACTGGCTGGAAACAATTGAGCATGAGGGAACGGCAACCACCACGGATAAGGACGGCAACACAAGCGAAGAAACGGTTATCAGCACCGAGACAGTCTTGCATATTCATGTCACCTCTAAATCTTATTCGAACATAATCGTCGAATACCATTTCAATCCGCAGCAAGTGGGAATGTTGAACGAGCTTATGCAGGACAAATACCAGCAGCTATTTATGAGGCTTATCGGCAGCTATATGGATATTACCCTTTCCCCGCAGGAAATCGCGGCTATTACGCAAAACCTACCGGAAGATTTGGATGAACAACGGAAAAATACTGTGCTGGCTGCTTATTCCCTTCTCGGCAAAGTAAACTATTTTTGGGGTGGCAAATCCACAGTTATCGGCTGGGACAGCCGGTGGGGAACACTTACCAAGGTAACAGCCGAGGGAAGTCCTACCACCGGAACAGTACGGCCTTTCGGATTGGACTGCTCGGGCTATGTGGCATGGGTGTTTGCCAATGCTACGGAAAATTCAGATGTCGCGGATAGAATCGGATTCGGTACCTCCAGTCAGTATACTGCCTGTACTGCGGTAAGTTGGAATCAGGCACAACCGGGAGATCTGGCGTTTTATTCCAATTTAAGCCATGTAGGCATAGTTGTAGGTAAGCAAAACGGAGATCTGTTGATTGCCAATTGCAATGCCGGAGAAAACAATGTAGCGGTAACCAGTGTTTCCGGCTCAAGTTCATCAGGCTTCTATATGATTGGCAGACCTAAGTTTTTTGAATAG